A single Lolium perenne isolate Kyuss_39 chromosome 6, Kyuss_2.0, whole genome shotgun sequence DNA region contains:
- the LOC127308935 gene encoding DNA-binding protein BIN4, with protein sequence MADEEGDPDWLVAFKAPSTATVMLSDSSPENSPKRTAPPEEKKNSSDCAGTSSKHEEGPSMEEKQDKPPKRATPKKKTKVAGTKDSLDKRNDTLEQLEDEVNEEKMQDKLARNSVSQRLPLILSDKVQRSKALVECDGDSIDLSGDIGAVGRIVISNSPTGNQDLLLDLKGTVYKSTIVPSRTFCVVSMGQTEAKIEAIMNDFIQLEPHSNLFEAETMMEGTLDGFTFDSDGEGDRLNELHASQNDQNNENEDQPKAKTKRKAAVKPAAKGQKKAKVAKKGAKKTQSTKRGKKGKK encoded by the exons TGATGCTTTCTGATTCTTCTCCTGAAAATAGCCCTAAAAGAACCGCTCCAcccgaagaaaagaagaattcttcAGACTGTGCAG GTACTTCGAGTAAACATGAGGAaggaccatccatggaagaaaagcAGGATAAACCTCCTAAACGCGCG ACTCCAAAGAAGAAAACAAAGGTTGCTGGAACAAAAGATAGTTTGGATAAAAGAAATG ATACCCTGGAACAACTCGAAGATGAagttaatgaggaaaagatgcagGACAAGCTTGCAAGAAACTCT GTCTCCCAGAGGCTGCCATTGATCCTGTCTGATAAAGTTCAACGTTCAAAG GCATTGGTTGAATGTGATGGTGACTCGATAGACTTGAGCGGAGATATTGGAGCTGTCGGTAGGATAGTAATTTCAAACAGTCCGACTGGAAATCAGGATTTGTTACTGGACCTGAAAG GAACAGTATACAAATCAACTATAGTGCCATCCAGGACATTTTGTGTT GTCAGCATGGGACAAACAGAAGCAAAG ATAGAGGCTATAATGAATGACTTCATTCAGTTGGAACCTCATTCCAATTTATTTGAAGCAGAGACTATGATGGAAG GTACCCTTGATGGGTTCACGTTTGATTCAGATGGAGAGGGTGACAGGCTTAATGAACTTCATGCTTCTCAAAATGATCAGAACAATGAGAATGAAGATCAACCTAAAGCGAAAACCAAAAGAAAAGCAGCCGTGAAGCCAGCG GCAAAGGGACAGAAGAAGGCAAAGGTTGCTAAGAAGGGAGCAAAGAAAACCCAATCAACAAAGAgagggaagaagggaaagaaataa